In Romboutsia lituseburensis, a genomic segment contains:
- a CDS encoding MATE family efflux transporter, with the protein MVSEFLKYAVPSAFAMLVSALYTIVDGIFVGQGVGDNALAAVNIVLPFTVMLVGIANMMAVGGGALVSKNIGAKNIEKAVNIFRQVCKFLLLLSIIISIVCVLFTDGIVKVLGSTNTLHNLSVDYLRYYALFCIPNLVGIVLNSFVRNDNRPKLAMISTIAGAITNVILDYVFIFKFGLGIKGAAIATGLGQIVTVAMLLPHFLKQKGYLSFGRVNLELETINSLLKIGFPSFLSQISFSFIVLIHNVVLVKVMGEIGVASYSIINYIGTNIYMVLFGLTLGAQPLISYNFGKKDIDKVLGFYKINSIASIITTGFFVSVCYLFGRGLISIFTNDPKVLEIAYFGVRLTSLSYFFVGLNIGTIVYYQAIEMPKLSTIICLFRSVIFLPISLIVLSKIFGANGIWAGTLLSECLTFVAINIISNINTSTNKSIEHVYEVA; encoded by the coding sequence ATGGTTAGTGAATTTTTAAAGTACGCTGTACCATCTGCGTTTGCTATGTTAGTATCAGCACTTTATACAATAGTTGATGGTATATTTGTTGGACAAGGTGTAGGAGATAATGCTCTTGCAGCTGTTAACATAGTTTTACCATTTACAGTAATGCTAGTTGGTATAGCGAATATGATGGCCGTTGGTGGTGGAGCATTGGTTTCTAAGAATATTGGTGCTAAGAATATAGAAAAGGCCGTAAATATTTTTAGACAAGTATGTAAGTTTTTGTTATTATTATCGATAATAATAAGTATTGTATGTGTATTATTTACAGATGGAATAGTAAAAGTTCTAGGATCGACAAATACACTTCATAACTTATCAGTAGACTATTTAAGATACTATGCTTTATTCTGTATACCTAACTTAGTTGGTATAGTTTTAAATAGTTTTGTAAGAAATGATAATAGACCTAAGCTTGCAATGATATCGACTATAGCTGGAGCTATAACAAATGTAATACTTGATTATGTATTTATATTTAAATTTGGTTTAGGAATAAAAGGAGCAGCAATAGCAACAGGTCTTGGACAAATAGTGACAGTTGCAATGTTATTACCTCATTTCTTAAAGCAAAAAGGTTACTTATCTTTTGGTAGAGTAAATTTAGAACTTGAGACTATAAATAGCTTATTAAAAATAGGATTCCCATCATTTTTATCTCAAATAAGTTTTTCATTTATAGTTTTAATACACAATGTAGTTTTAGTAAAAGTTATGGGCGAAATTGGTGTAGCTTCATATAGTATAATAAATTATATAGGAACTAACATTTATATGGTATTATTTGGTTTAACATTAGGAGCGCAGCCACTTATAAGTTATAATTTTGGTAAAAAAGACATTGATAAAGTTTTAGGGTTTTATAAAATAAACAGTATTGCATCTATAATAACAACTGGATTTTTCGTTTCAGTTTGCTATTTGTTTGGAAGAGGTTTAATCTCAATATTTACAAATGATCCTAAGGTTTTAGAAATAGCATACTTTGGTGTTAGACTTACAAGTTTAAGTTATTTCTTTGTAGGTTTAAATATAGGAACTATAGTTTATTATCAAGCTATAGAAATGCCTAAGTTATCTACAATAATCTGTTTATTTAGATCTGTAATATTCTTACCTATATCTTTAATTGTACTTTCAAAGATATTTGGTGCAAATGGAATATGGGCAGGAACATTACTTTCAGAATGTTTAACATTTGTAGCAATAAATATAATATCGAATATAAATACTTCTACTAACAAGTCTATAGAGCATGTTTATGAAGTAGCATAA
- a CDS encoding MerR family transcriptional regulator translates to MEKYFSIGEMAKLNNVSIETLRHYDRQDLLKPDYINEKTGYRYYSMKSFIKMDIIKKCRAIGIPLDEIKEVMNDYDSLESILNTFNNQKEIINKKLYELNSIKNSIENLENDIIDSLNKGMKTVFTKHNEIRNLIKYDYSGRYNEEFEMNLRKTLLEVEKIYDNFNYKIVFATSYDDLMNQDKLTYIKTMIKLDNILNTDKDIITLPEGDYLTLYFDDTFYDTKKYYDIMKEYIKVNSIKTKGDFHEVSIMTRANSYGEIKSLAQIEILIDKG, encoded by the coding sequence ATGGAAAAATATTTTTCAATAGGAGAAATGGCAAAACTTAATAACGTATCTATTGAAACATTAAGGCATTATGATAGACAAGATCTTTTAAAACCGGATTATATAAATGAAAAAACGGGATATAGGTATTATTCTATGAAAAGCTTTATAAAAATGGATATAATAAAAAAATGTAGGGCAATAGGAATACCATTAGATGAAATAAAGGAAGTTATGAACGACTATGATTCTTTAGAATCTATTTTGAATACTTTCAATAACCAAAAAGAGATAATAAATAAAAAACTCTATGAATTAAATTCTATAAAAAATAGTATAGAAAATCTGGAAAATGATATAATAGACTCTTTAAATAAAGGTATGAAAACTGTGTTTACAAAACACAATGAAATAAGAAATTTAATAAAATATGATTATTCCGGAAGATACAATGAAGAGTTTGAAATGAATTTAAGAAAAACTCTTTTAGAAGTAGAAAAAATTTACGACAACTTTAATTATAAAATAGTATTTGCTACATCTTATGATGATTTAATGAATCAAGATAAATTAACTTATATAAAGACAATGATAAAGTTAGATAATATTTTAAATACAGATAAAGACATAATAACTTTGCCTGAAGGAGACTACTTAACTTTGTATTTTGATGATACTTTCTATGATACTAAAAAATATTATGACATAATGAAAGAGTATATAAAAGTAAACAGTATAAAAACAAAAGGCGATTTCCATGAAGTATCTATAATGACAAGAGCTAATAGTTATGGTGAAATTAAATCTTTAGCTCAAATAGAAATATTAATAGATAAAGGATAA
- a CDS encoding histidine phosphatase family protein, whose protein sequence is MANTFYIVRHGQTNWNILGKTQGHGNSDLTKKGEEQALELAEAMLTYPIDYIYSSDLGRAIQTAEIVGKKIGVEVKQTPALREMGFGSWEGLLIEEIKKDHLETYTTWRNEPHLVNIEGGETLHIIKERVDNFIKEINEKYDNKHILLVSHSVTVRVMLLSFLNSGMENIYRIKQDNTALNMVEFRDYGPVVLKMNDTSHIKNNEKINNSALE, encoded by the coding sequence GTGGCAAATACTTTTTACATAGTAAGACATGGACAAACTAATTGGAATATCTTAGGTAAAACTCAAGGACATGGAAATTCAGATTTAACTAAAAAAGGAGAAGAACAAGCTTTAGAACTTGCAGAAGCTATGCTAACTTATCCAATAGATTACATATACAGTAGTGATTTAGGAAGAGCTATTCAAACAGCTGAGATAGTTGGTAAAAAAATAGGAGTAGAAGTAAAGCAAACTCCAGCACTTAGAGAAATGGGATTTGGATCATGGGAAGGTCTATTAATCGAAGAAATAAAGAAAGACCATTTAGAAACTTATACTACATGGAGAAATGAGCCACATCTAGTAAACATAGAAGGTGGAGAAACTCTTCATATAATAAAAGAAAGAGTAGATAATTTTATAAAGGAAATAAATGAAAAATACGATAATAAACATATATTACTTGTAAGTCATTCTGTAACAGTTAGAGTTATGTTGTTATCTTTCTTAAACTCAGGAATGGAAAATATCTATAGAATAAAGCAAGATAATACAGCTTTAAATATGGTTGAATTCAGAGATTATGGTCCTGTAGTATTAAAAATGAATGATACAAGTCATATAAAAAATAATGAGAAAATAAATAACTCAGCATTGGAATAG
- a CDS encoding NAD(P)/FAD-dependent oxidoreductase: protein MAKVIVVGAGSSGMMAAISASKNNHDVILVDRNEELGKKLKVTGGGRCNITNNRDIEDFFEKVVTNKKFLYSSFYTFTNMDLLSYLEQNGLEYKVEDFNDHKVYTKSDKSEEVIDMLRDDLTKNKVNILLNKKVVDIIVENDSVIGVKIEDGEKLLADKVIISTGGKSYPHTGSDGMMYEILRKYNHTITKIYPALTPITVKEGWIKNLQGISMQNVEISCKIKKKKITIIGDMLFAHFGLTGPAVLKFSSHINKYIDENELELNIDFLPNISVDEISNTIRENPNKNVLNNLKGILPQNFLKEVFSILELTDKKANELTKSDENKIIESIKNMKLTCNGSKGIKTSQVTCGGVSVKEINSSNMESKIINNLFFTGEVIDIDAETGGYNLQIAFSTGYLAGISV, encoded by the coding sequence ATGGCTAAAGTAATCGTAGTTGGAGCAGGGTCATCAGGAATGATGGCAGCTATTTCAGCTTCAAAAAATAATCATGATGTTATATTGGTAGATCGTAATGAAGAGTTAGGTAAAAAATTAAAAGTTACTGGAGGCGGAAGATGCAATATTACTAATAATAGAGATATTGAAGATTTCTTTGAAAAAGTAGTAACTAACAAAAAATTTTTATATAGTAGCTTTTATACCTTTACAAATATGGATTTATTATCTTACTTAGAACAAAATGGTTTAGAATATAAAGTAGAGGATTTTAATGATCATAAAGTTTATACAAAATCAGATAAATCGGAAGAAGTAATAGACATGTTAAGAGATGACTTAACTAAAAATAAAGTAAATATACTTTTAAATAAAAAGGTAGTAGACATTATAGTAGAAAATGATTCTGTAATAGGAGTAAAAATAGAAGATGGAGAGAAACTACTAGCAGATAAAGTTATAATATCTACTGGTGGGAAAAGCTACCCTCATACAGGTTCAGATGGTATGATGTATGAAATACTTAGAAAATATAACCATACTATAACTAAAATTTATCCAGCTCTTACTCCTATTACAGTAAAAGAAGGATGGATTAAAAACTTACAAGGTATTTCTATGCAAAATGTAGAAATTTCTTGTAAAATAAAAAAGAAAAAGATAACTATAATTGGTGATATGTTATTTGCTCATTTTGGTTTAACTGGTCCAGCTGTATTAAAGTTTTCATCTCATATAAACAAATATATAGATGAAAATGAATTAGAATTAAATATAGATTTTTTACCAAATATCAGCGTGGATGAAATATCTAATACTATAAGAGAAAACCCAAATAAAAATGTTTTAAATAACTTGAAAGGAATATTACCACAAAACTTCTTAAAGGAAGTATTTTCTATATTAGAATTGACAGATAAAAAAGCAAATGAATTAACTAAATCTGACGAAAATAAAATAATAGAAAGTATAAAAAATATGAAGTTAACATGTAATGGAAGTAAAGGAATAAAAACTTCTCAGGTAACATGTGGTGGTGTTTCTGTTAAAGAGATAAATTCATCAAATATGGAATCAAAAATTATAAACAATCTATTCTTTACGGGGGAAGTAATAGATATAGATGCAGAAACTGGTGGATATAATCTACAAATAGCTTTCTCAACGGGGTATCTTGCTGGAATAAGCGTGTAG
- the aroH gene encoding chorismate mutase: protein MNVLAIRGATTVTSNNKQEILDESAKLIQTIIIENLLDVEDIISMCFTMTSDLDKVYPSVAVREILNICEVPMLNFEEKYIEGSLRMCIRVMMYVNTEKTKKDIRHIYLNSAKNLRADITKDEL from the coding sequence ATGAATGTATTAGCAATAAGAGGTGCTACAACTGTAACATCTAATAATAAACAAGAAATTTTAGATGAAAGTGCAAAGTTAATTCAAACTATAATAATTGAAAATTTACTTGATGTAGAAGACATAATAAGTATGTGCTTTACTATGACAAGTGATTTAGATAAGGTATATCCTTCTGTGGCAGTAAGAGAAATCTTAAATATTTGTGAGGTTCCTATGCTAAACTTTGAGGAAAAATATATAGAAGGCAGTTTAAGAATGTGCATAAGAGTCATGATGTATGTAAATACTGAAAAAACAAAAAAGGATATAAGACATATATATCTAAATAGCGCTAAAAATTTAAGGGCAGATATAACAAAAGATGAATTATAA
- the cmk gene encoding (d)CMP kinase has product MKNLVIAVDGPAGAGKSTIAKIIAEKLNINYIDTGAMYRAVTYKCLQNKIDINNENEVIKIAKDIQIEFKDNNIYIDGNLLQEEIRTMKVSNNVSNVAKIKDVRYLMVDVQREIGEKNSVILDGRDIGSYVFPKADYKFFLVATPEERGNRRYKELVNKGYEVKLDEIINDIIKRDEIDSNREFAPLVKAEDAIEIDTTGKDINEVVESVLSKINL; this is encoded by the coding sequence ATGAAAAATTTAGTAATAGCAGTTGATGGACCAGCAGGTGCGGGCAAAAGTACCATAGCTAAAATAATAGCAGAAAAACTAAATATAAATTATATAGATACAGGTGCAATGTATAGAGCGGTAACATACAAGTGCCTTCAAAATAAAATTGATATAAATAATGAAAATGAAGTTATAAAAATAGCTAAAGATATACAAATTGAATTTAAAGATAACAATATATATATAGATGGAAACTTGTTACAAGAAGAAATAAGAACAATGAAAGTGAGCAACAATGTATCTAATGTAGCTAAAATAAAAGATGTTAGATATTTAATGGTTGATGTTCAAAGGGAAATAGGTGAAAAAAACTCTGTTATACTAGATGGTAGAGATATAGGGTCTTATGTTTTTCCTAAAGCAGATTATAAATTTTTCTTAGTGGCAACACCTGAAGAAAGAGGTAATAGAAGGTATAAAGAACTTGTAAATAAAGGATATGAAGTTAAACTTGACGAAATAATAAATGATATAATAAAAAGAGATGAAATAGACTCAAATAGAGAATTTGCTCCTTTAGTTAAGGCTGAGGATGCTATAGAGATAGATACTACAGGTAAAGATATAAATGAAGTTGTAGAATCTGTATTGTCTAAAATAAATTTATAA
- a CDS encoding lysophospholipid acyltransferase family protein, which yields MNFYKFVTSVLRCFSNVFYKYKVIGEENIPDEGNIIIAANHKSNLDPIFLASAIRNREVAAIAKKELFKIKPLGFILNKLNVIPINREKPDVSTIKNILRSIKDGYVLGIFPEGTRIKEPGFGQAKAGLSVFAIKGKAQVVPISIISNYKLFNRVTIYIDKPISFEEYYKQKLTTEENERLAQNVLEVIKENYYIHSK from the coding sequence GTGAATTTTTATAAGTTTGTAACAAGTGTATTAAGATGCTTTTCTAATGTATTTTACAAATACAAAGTAATTGGAGAAGAAAACATTCCAGATGAAGGAAATATCATAATAGCAGCTAATCATAAATCTAATCTAGATCCAATATTTTTAGCCTCTGCTATAAGAAATAGAGAGGTAGCAGCAATAGCTAAAAAGGAATTATTTAAAATAAAACCTTTAGGATTTATTTTAAATAAGTTAAATGTTATTCCTATAAATAGAGAAAAGCCTGATGTGTCTACGATAAAAAATATTTTAAGATCTATAAAAGATGGGTATGTATTAGGTATATTCCCTGAAGGGACTAGAATTAAAGAGCCAGGATTTGGACAAGCAAAAGCGGGACTATCAGTTTTTGCAATAAAAGGAAAAGCTCAAGTGGTACCAATATCTATTATAAGTAACTATAAACTTTTTAATAGAGTTACAATATATATAGACAAACCTATATCTTTTGAAGAATACTACAAACAAAAGCTTACAACAGAAGAGAATGAAAGATTGGCTCAAAATGTATTAGAAGTTATAAAAGAGAATTATTATATACATTCTAAATAA
- a CDS encoding 4-hydroxy-3-methylbut-2-enyl diphosphate reductase, translating to MNVKIAKEAGFCFGVKRAMKMAWNKLESNEDGIYALGPLIHNKQAVSKYEEKGLVTVDNISSIPEQNNMIIRSHGVGEEVYINADKKQITIVDTTCPFVKKIHKIVKEYSKKGYEIIVIGDSKHPEVIGINGWCNNNSIIVKTIEDLKSTNLDKSKKYCVVAQTTINSELYLKIVDEISKRTNDVIFNNTICSATKVRQQAARELSKEVDCMIVIGGTHSSNTQKLVNICQEFVSTFAIETKNDLDSSALKKYNTIGVTAGASTPDWIIDDVIEFIKSI from the coding sequence ATGAATGTAAAAATAGCTAAAGAAGCAGGGTTTTGTTTTGGAGTAAAAAGAGCTATGAAAATGGCTTGGAATAAATTGGAATCTAATGAGGATGGTATTTATGCTTTAGGTCCTCTTATTCATAATAAACAGGCTGTAAGCAAGTATGAAGAAAAAGGCCTAGTAACGGTAGATAATATTTCAAGCATTCCAGAACAAAATAATATGATAATAAGATCTCACGGAGTAGGAGAAGAAGTATATATAAATGCAGATAAAAAACAAATAACTATAGTTGATACTACATGTCCGTTTGTTAAAAAAATACATAAAATAGTTAAAGAGTATAGTAAAAAGGGATATGAAATAATAGTTATAGGAGATAGTAAACATCCTGAAGTAATAGGTATAAATGGATGGTGTAATAATAACTCAATTATAGTAAAAACTATAGAAGATTTAAAAAGCACTAATTTAGATAAATCTAAAAAGTATTGTGTAGTAGCTCAAACAACAATTAATTCAGAGCTATACCTAAAAATAGTAGATGAAATTTCTAAAAGAACTAATGATGTAATATTTAATAATACAATATGCTCAGCAACAAAAGTAAGACAACAAGCAGCTAGAGAGCTATCAAAAGAAGTAGATTGTATGATTGTTATAGGCGGAACACATAGCTCAAATACTCAGAAACTAGTTAATATATGTCAAGAGTTTGTAAGTACATTTGCAATAGAGACTAAAAATGATTTGGATTCAAGTGCTTTAAAAAAATATAATACAATTGGTGTAACAGCAGGAGCTTCTACTCCAGACTGGATAATAGATGATGTAATTGAGTTTATAAAATCAATATAA
- a CDS encoding FAD-dependent oxidoreductase, whose amino-acid sequence MKVIVIGCTHAGTAAVINIKDKYPESEVVIYEKNDNVSFLSCGIALNVANVVKDTQKLFYNSPENLQTLGIKTNMQHEVLDINFENKSIIVKNLLTSETFEDSYDKLVLTLGSWPIVPNFEGGNLENIVLCKNYDHAKTITSKCSDAKNVVIIGAGYIGVELAEAFEIQGKNTTLIDAEDRIMAKYLDKEFTDIAEKEFKDKGVNLVLGQKVQKFEGIDSKVSKVVTDKGEFEADLVILCIGFAPSTKLIQGKLDTLPNGAIIIDEYMQTSEKDVFAAGDCCVVKFNPANDTRYIPLATNAVRMGTLIGKNLVKPTLKYMGTQGTSGIKIYNQCIASTGMTEEVAKNTTNLNIDSVTATDNYRPEFMPTYEEATLKLVFDKDSRKVLGGQIVSKIDLTQFANTLSVVIQNEMTIEELAMTDFFFQPHFNKPWSLLNIAALKAL is encoded by the coding sequence ATGAAAGTTATAGTTATAGGATGTACACATGCAGGTACTGCTGCAGTTATTAATATAAAAGATAAATATCCAGAAAGTGAAGTTGTTATATATGAAAAAAATGATAATGTATCATTTTTATCTTGTGGAATAGCACTAAATGTTGCAAATGTAGTAAAAGATACTCAAAAGTTATTTTATAATTCACCAGAAAACTTACAAACATTAGGTATAAAAACTAATATGCAACATGAGGTTTTAGATATAAATTTTGAAAATAAAAGTATAATAGTTAAAAATTTATTAACAAGCGAAACGTTTGAAGACAGTTATGATAAACTTGTTTTAACGTTAGGTTCTTGGCCAATAGTTCCAAATTTTGAAGGTGGAAATCTTGAAAATATAGTTTTATGTAAAAATTATGATCATGCTAAAACAATAACAAGTAAATGTAGTGATGCTAAGAATGTAGTTATAATAGGTGCTGGATATATTGGTGTAGAGCTTGCAGAAGCATTTGAAATACAAGGAAAAAATACTACTTTAATAGATGCAGAAGATAGAATAATGGCTAAATATCTAGATAAAGAGTTTACAGACATTGCAGAAAAGGAATTTAAAGATAAAGGTGTTAATTTAGTATTAGGTCAAAAAGTTCAAAAGTTTGAAGGAATTGATTCAAAAGTAAGTAAAGTAGTAACAGATAAGGGTGAATTTGAAGCAGATTTAGTGATATTATGTATAGGATTTGCTCCTAGCACAAAATTAATACAAGGAAAACTAGATACACTGCCAAATGGAGCTATAATAATAGATGAATATATGCAAACTAGTGAAAAAGATGTATTTGCTGCTGGAGATTGTTGTGTTGTTAAATTTAATCCAGCAAACGATACAAGATATATACCATTAGCAACAAATGCGGTTAGAATGGGTACTCTTATAGGTAAAAACTTAGTTAAACCTACTCTTAAATATATGGGAACTCAAGGAACATCAGGTATAAAAATATATAACCAATGTATCGCATCTACAGGTATGACAGAAGAAGTTGCAAAAAATACAACAAATTTAAATATAGATTCAGTAACAGCTACAGATAATTATAGACCTGAATTCATGCCAACATATGAAGAAGCTACTTTAAAATTAGTGTTTGATAAAGATAGTAGAAAAGTATTAGGTGGTCAAATAGTATCTAAAATAGACTTAACTCAGTTTGCCAACACTTTATCAGTAGTTATTCAAAATGAAATGACTATTGAAGAATTAGCAATGACTGATTTCTTCTTCCAACCACATTTTAATAAACCTTGGAGTTTATTAAACATAGCTGCTTTAAAAGCACTATAA
- a CDS encoding alpha/beta hydrolase: protein MENITLKKIRRKARSINRTLVYSYIRDFNIKGKKIRYGENRKQYYKLYQPSIDLNQIKSTIFFIHGGGWWHGSPSLYSSVGKYFYKMGYTTVLAGYRLVPAYRYPTQIEDVFLALSNFIKINPNVNNIIVAGYSAGGELAAHIVFDHERQVKYGINPSILKGFISISGVLDFFKCSSTYSKILIRNYVYKGKVDKANPINLINNKEVDIPIMCIHGDSDSLIDVNTSISFIDKIQNLDENTILKIIKKAEHEDTIELVRGEGNKYSKYILDFIKEVENLKEVER, encoded by the coding sequence ATGGAAAATATAACTTTAAAAAAAATAAGACGAAAAGCAAGAAGTATTAATAGAACACTAGTTTATAGCTATATAAGAGATTTTAATATAAAAGGGAAAAAAATAAGGTATGGAGAAAATAGAAAGCAATACTATAAATTATATCAACCATCTATTGATTTAAATCAAATTAAATCTACTATATTTTTTATCCATGGTGGTGGATGGTGGCATGGTAGTCCATCATTATATAGCAGCGTAGGTAAATATTTTTATAAAATGGGATATACAACTGTATTGGCTGGATATAGATTAGTTCCTGCATATAGATATCCAACACAAATAGAAGATGTATTTTTAGCTTTAAGTAATTTTATAAAAATTAATCCAAATGTAAATAATATAATTGTAGCTGGATACTCTGCAGGAGGAGAACTAGCAGCTCATATTGTATTTGACCATGAAAGACAAGTAAAGTATGGGATTAATCCATCAATATTAAAAGGATTTATTTCAATATCAGGCGTATTAGACTTTTTCAAGTGTAGTTCTACATACTCTAAAATTCTTATAAGAAACTATGTATATAAAGGTAAGGTAGATAAAGCTAATCCTATCAATTTAATTAATAATAAAGAAGTTGATATACCTATTATGTGTATACATGGTGATAGTGACTCACTTATAGATGTAAATACTTCTATTTCTTTTATAGATAAAATACAAAATTTAGATGAAAATACTATATTAAAAATAATAAAAAAAGCAGAACATGAAGATACCATAGAACTTGTAAGAGGTGAAGGTAATAAATACTCTAAGTATATTTTAGATTTTATAAAAGAAGTAGAGAACTTGAAAGAAGTTGAAAGATAA
- a CDS encoding acyltransferase family protein, with the protein MEDVKNNYFIDNIKFILIFLVVFGHLIERYINTNTTLMGVYMFIYIFHMPLFIFISGFLSKNINKSKKVYLKTLLIPYIVLNVIWYTLAYIYTGQNSFPLLYPGWTLWFLLSLFFWRISLKYLVKIKYILPISFALGLVVGLISNGSILSFSRTIVFLPFFLLGYYTDMKKLKKVDDKVNIWIAILGLTIFVAIALFIAENKIVDYKFLYGSYSYTELGLSIWQGIFYRIILYLSSITLSIFVCAITPNKKTFYSEMGKSTMYVYAFHIYVIILIFYFIPTWDKHILTNWVIIISPLFITYILSLKIFGKIYNGLFKPILKLIK; encoded by the coding sequence ATGGAAGATGTAAAAAATAATTACTTTATAGATAATATTAAATTTATATTAATATTTTTAGTTGTCTTTGGACATTTAATAGAGAGATATATAAATACAAATACTACACTAATGGGAGTTTATATGTTTATATACATCTTTCATATGCCTTTATTTATATTTATATCAGGCTTTCTTTCAAAAAACATTAATAAAAGTAAAAAGGTATATTTAAAAACACTCTTAATTCCATATATAGTACTTAATGTAATTTGGTATACTCTAGCTTATATTTATACTGGGCAAAATAGTTTTCCATTATTATATCCTGGTTGGACTTTATGGTTTTTACTTAGCTTATTTTTTTGGAGGATATCTCTTAAATATTTAGTTAAAATTAAATATATATTACCTATAAGCTTTGCATTAGGATTAGTAGTTGGGCTTATTTCGAATGGATCCATATTATCTTTTTCTAGAACTATAGTGTTTTTACCATTTTTCTTGCTTGGATATTATACAGATATGAAAAAACTAAAAAAAGTAGATGATAAGGTAAATATATGGATTGCTATTTTAGGATTGACTATATTTGTTGCTATAGCATTGTTTATAGCAGAAAATAAAATCGTAGATTATAAGTTTTTATATGGTTCTTATTCTTATACTGAGCTAGGTTTAAGTATCTGGCAAGGCATATTTTATAGAATAATTCTTTATCTAAGTAGTATTACTTTAAGTATATTTGTATGTGCTATAACTCCAAATAAGAAAACATTCTATTCTGAAATGGGAAAATCTACAATGTATGTGTATGCATTTCATATTTACGTAATTATTTTGATTTTTTATTTTATACCAACTTGGGATAAACATATATTAACTAATTGGGTAATTATAATAAGTCCTTTATTTATAACATATATATTATCACTAAAAATTTTTGGGAAGATTTATAATGGTTTATTTAAACCTATTTTGAAATTAATAAAGTAA
- a CDS encoding ATPase, with protein sequence MYEYALKFLHQYVEIYTYLSQQKLYGTIIKVTPAEIVLNREHIEKASNKNYNLYIPLNSVISIRKLD encoded by the coding sequence ATGTATGAATATGCTTTAAAATTTTTACATCAATATGTAGAAATCTATACTTATTTATCTCAACAAAAGCTATACGGAACAATTATCAAAGTAACTCCTGCTGAAATAGTTTTAAATAGAGAACATATAGAAAAAGCTTCTAATAAAAATTACAATCTTTATATTCCTTTAAATTCTGTCATCTCTATTCGAAAACTTGATTAA
- a CDS encoding NUDIX hydrolase — protein sequence MSWINSIKEYKPFNEQEYKDKEIILKSIDIFDEILTRNNEIAHLTSSTFVVNKTRDKVLMVHHNIYNTWSWMGGHNDGDSDFFNVAMKELEEETGVKNATIIGDGIFSLDVLDVKSHIKNGKYVAPHLHLSIAYLMEADENESLSIKEDENSGVMWIPINKLNEYVKNEPHMLKLYNKFIEKANIYK from the coding sequence TTGAGTTGGATTAATAGTATAAAAGAATACAAGCCATTTAATGAACAAGAATATAAAGATAAAGAGATTATATTAAAGAGTATAGATATTTTTGATGAGATACTTACACGCAATAATGAAATAGCCCATTTGACTTCGTCTACATTTGTAGTTAATAAAACTCGTGATAAAGTGCTTATGGTACATCATAATATTTATAATACCTGGTCATGGATGGGTGGACATAATGATGGAGATAGTGATTTTTTTAATGTTGCGATGAAAGAACTTGAAGAAGAGACAGGGGTTAAAAATGCTACTATAATAGGGGATGGTATATTTTCATTAGATGTTTTAGATGTAAAAAGTCATATTAAAAATGGTAAATATGTAGCACCTCATTTGCACTTATCTATTGCATATTTAATGGAAGCTGATGAAAATGAATCTTTAAGTATTAAAGAAGATGAAAATAGTGGAGTAATGTGGATACCGATAAATAAATTAAATGAGTATGTAAAAAATGAACCTCATATGCTAAAGCTATACAATAAGTTCATAGAAAAAGCTAATATATATAAATAA